The nucleotide window TTTGTTTCTAAGTTGATATATACAAGTACTTAGTTAGTTAGTTGTTCTGTTTATGATATAAGCACTTAGATGTTCTGCTTAAAACTTTAAGTTGACGTAAGTTTTGAAGTTGTGTAGTGCAGGCACAATAAGTTCTAGTATTAGTGAGACAACAAAGAAATATCATATATATAACTCATTTATACGTAAGGCGAACGCTTTACTGAGGCTCTCCCGAAAACACCTCGGCTATGCctcagccttttaaaacattgtattattattttgtatCATTGCAATTTGAATTTAATTTGCAATATATTTGCACAGGGTTGTTTTAGTAGGGATCAAAGAACCTGCAGTTTTATATCAATCACTTAATCTTCAGGTATATATAAATGATATATGGTGTTTAATCACTATGATCAAAAATCAAGTCATTTTCAGTTATATCTTTCATGATTGTCAATTGTTTGCAACAACAAATCCTGCAGCAAAGCATGGAAACCATTGCTAGTTCGATTGAGCAGAAGATTTTTTTCTTACACAAATTACAAATTCAACTTTGGAGATTACATTCTACATGGATATATAATTGCATTGCTGGAAAAATAAGATATAAAAATATGAACCCTAAACCCTTTTTgatttctttcccttttttccTGTAAATTTTGGGAGCCCATTCAACAAGGATATAGTATCTTGGTTcatctcttcttcctctgtcGGACGCTCTCATTCACTGAAAGCTTTGTTATTGGTTTCAGACTTCACCGATGACCTGCGATGAGAGATGGTGCGTCGTCACCGGAGGCCGAGGCTTCACTACTCGCCATTTGGTTCTCATGCTCATCCGCCAGAACATCTTCCATGTCCGAATCGCTGACCTCGGCCCCACCATCAATCTCGAACCTTCCGAGTCCAACGGAGTCCTCGCCGATGCTTTGAACTTCGACCGCGTTGAGTACATTTCCATCGACCTCCGCTGCAAGGATCAAGTTCTTCAAGGTCAGAATGCTTTCCTCCTTACTAAATTTAGCAGTTTATTATGTAAAATTGAACTTTTACACTTATTGATTGAGTAAGTTTGCATGCTTTGCATTCAATCTGTGTAGCATGTCAAGGTGATGAGGTTGTGTTCCATATGGCGGCACCTAATTCGTCGATCAACAATTACTAGCTCCACCATTCGGTCAATGTGGAAGGTACTGAACCAGAAGAAGAATTTgcatttttttgcttttgatggtttggatttttgattgtttgataatgTCGTTGTTCAATTATGCTATGCAGGAACTAAAAATGTGATTGATGCTTGTGTTAAGCAGAAAGTGAAGAGGCTCATATACACTAGCTCTCCTAGCGTTGTGTTTGATAGGGTTCATGGTATTATTGATGGGGATGACTTGTTGTCATATCCACCTAAGGTACGCACAAGCCGAATTTCGAACTACAATTATTGCTATTGAATTTCAATAATGCAAGAATTTTGCGTCCCTACATCTTTGATTCTAAATTGTCTGTACTTATTTCAACACAATGATACTTATTCGGCCACTAAAGCGCAAGGAGAAGAGTTGGTAATCAAGTCAAATGGTGTTAAAGGGCTTCTAACCTGCTGCATACGCCTAGCAGCATTTTCGGACCCGGTGATAGGTTACTTGTTCCGTCTTTAGTTGTTGCCGCCAGGGCTGGGAAATCCAAGGTATTTTGGGTTATCCGTGAGATAAATTTTAGTTtaaaacacacacatacatattcACACACCATTGTGAAATGTGAAGATTAAAAATATCTGATGTTCAGTTTCTTCTGCTCTTTCAAATGATCAGTTCATTATAGGAGATGGCAATAACATTTATGATTTCACGTATGTTGAAAATGTGGCCCATGCCCATATATGTGCAGAGCGAGCTCTAGCATTTGAAGGCACAGCTGCAGAGAAAGCTGCAGGACAGGTACAATTGTGTAACATAAATTTCTTAAAACTTTTGTCTGAAGGCAGATAGATGTTGTCagaatggaattgaaaataagatGCATTTTATCTACTGAGCCGTCGCTTCACATTCTGTTTCCTTACATTTTCATTAAAACATGGCCAAGTCATGCTTTACTTTGGATGTCTGTTCATTCAAGATGATGATAAGTTTTGGCATTTTTAGCTAAAaggagggttttttttttttttttttttttcaggcatATTTTATAACCAATATGGAACCTATTAAGTTTTGGGAGTTTATTTCACTTATTCTAGAAGGTCTTGGTTATGAAAGGtacattattttcttagtcCTTTCAGTTATGCATACCTTCTATGTGATCACTATACTTTACATCCTCTACACCTTAACATGTAGTGTAGTCTTTTGGTTATTTCTAATATTTCATTTTGAAGATTTAATACTTCATTCtggtgtctctctctctctcatcttgcTTTATTCTCCCCCAAATGAATGTTTGAATGTTGTTTGCAGACCAAGGATAAAAATCCCTACAGCTGTTATGATGCCAATTGCACATGTGGTGGAGAGCACATATAAGCTTTTAGGCCCGTATGGTATGAAGGTTCCACAGCTGACGCCTTCAAGAATTAGACTTCTCTCTTGCACCAGATCTTTTAAATCTTCAAAACCACAGGATCGAATTGGTTACACACCCCTTATTTCGCTTCAGGTTATATTCTATTTTCATAATAAGAGTGATCAGCTTTGGTTATTTCAAtgaaattgatgcggctgaaatagcctcacaatttaaccctgcaaaatgtagttgttagtatatgataagcagggatcgttcagtccggggattgtagggtacacctacacaaaaaggtcaattaacaaataaaagaatgaaatgggggtttttgaattttggttcctaatctacttaaaataaaaacaaaacaaataaacctatatacaatgatcgacttccctaacctagaccaataccactcggaaattactaagtgtaaaaacagaaaatccatttcaacatgctacaaaaatgtgcccatcttaaatgcctagataagagctcaaatgaaaagcctcagcggatcaatccacttatctgattcattctaatgtaggcatggatcggaaaagtccttaccaagcctaatactactaattttcaaaaacactcagcgtaattctcttaactagtagtattatctaaccctcgaatcaactcacacgtgcaaattaaccattacagaTAGAATTTAGCACGTAATtttcagaatcatttaatcattaaagcatgatttttaccacccgttagaactaattactacttgtttaactcagtatcttaacaaataacaattactcttggcaaattaagcaaacacactagaactctcaccgttattctagcatgcaaacttattaacctaactctgaaaattacctaaacacgtaaa belongs to Rosa chinensis cultivar Old Blush chromosome 4, RchiOBHm-V2, whole genome shotgun sequence and includes:
- the LOC112199072 gene encoding LOW QUALITY PROTEIN: 3beta-hydroxysteroid-dehydrogenase/decarboxylase (The sequence of the model RefSeq protein was modified relative to this genomic sequence to represent the inferred CDS: inserted 1 base in 1 codon; substituted 1 base at 1 genomic stop codon), translating into MTCDERWCVVTGGRGFTTRHLVLMLIRQNIFHVRIADLGPTINLEPSESNGVLADALNFDRVEYISIDLRCKDQVLQACQGDEVVFHMAAPNSSINNYXLHHSVNVEGTKNVIDACVKQKVKRLIYTSSPSVVFDRVHGIIDGDDLLSYPPQHNDTYSATKAQGEELVIKSNGVKGLLTCCIXPSSIFGPGDRLLVPSLVVAARAGKSKFIIGDGNNIYDFTYVENVAHAHICAERALAFEGTAAEKAAGQAYFITNMEPIKFWEFISLILEGLGYERPRIKIPTAVMMPIAHVVESTYKLLGPYGMKVPQLTPSRIRLLSCTRSFKSSKPQDRIGYTPLISLQEGLKRTIESYPHLRAEHRPKREGPSKASVYLGSGRVADALLWKDKTETFKALLVLIAIYYNFIGSKAKIITVISKSLMFTSIFMFISGNLPEMILGYKLEKLQSSHFHFSEETSQQIAASVVSSWNISVKTLKSLGKGNDCILFLKAAVSLLVLSFLGAFSLQNSFIIGVSTAFLAFYVYEKQEEKIDAMVLEAFSCGRKLKSNILRKFSTSKRIE